CCCCCTCCTTCACCCTCATCAAACATTATCGAGGACGCCTCCCTTTCTATCATATTGATCTTTATCGTATCGATGATCCTGATGAAATATTCGAGCTCGGGATCTCGGAGCTCATTCGCCCGCCAAATGTAATCGCCATCGAATGGGCAGAAAAACTGGGCGTATTAACGCCCCTTCCCGCCATCAGAGTGAGGATAAATCATAAAGATGGAGAGGAGCGAGAGATCCTCATCGAGGAGCTAACCTCTACTCCATATCCGGCTCGACCTGATAGTTAGGCGCCTCCCTGGTGATTATCACATCGTGAACATGGCTTTCCTTGAGGCCAAATGAGGTGATTCGGACGAACTTCGCCTTCTTTCTCAACTCCTCAATAGTACGACAACCACAATAACCCATTCCGGCGCGGAGGCCTCCTATCAGCTGAAACACGGTATCGGCGAGCTTACCCCGATAAGGGACCCTCCCCTCGATCCCCTCGGGTACCAGCTTCAGTTCGTCTTCCTGGAAATAGCGGTCCTTGGCTCTTCCCTCCTGCATCGCCCCGAGGGATCCCATTCCCCGGTAGGCTTTATAGGTCCTCCCCTGATAGAGAACCACCTCGCCAGGGCTCTCGTCGGTACCGGCAAAGAGACTTCCGATCATCACTGAATGGGCGCCGGCAGCAAGTGCCTTGGTGATATCGCCGGAATACTTGATCCCCCCATCGGCGATCACCGGTATATCGTATTCCTCGGCAACCTTAGCGCAAATGGCGACGGCAGAGAGCTGGGGTACCCCTACCCCGGATACCACCCTGGTGGTGCAGATGGCAGAAGGACCGATGCCCACCTTGACCGCATCGGCACCCCTCTTGATCAGAT
The Acidobacteriota bacterium DNA segment above includes these coding regions:
- a CDS encoding tRNA (adenosine(37)-N6)-threonylcarbamoyltransferase complex ATPase subunit type 1 TsaE, which encodes PSFTLIKHYRGRLPFYHIDLYRIDDPDEIFELGISELIRPPNVIAIEWAEKLGVLTPLPAIRVRINHKDGEEREILIEELTSTPYPARPDS